DNA from Lagenorhynchus albirostris chromosome 15, mLagAlb1.1, whole genome shotgun sequence:
CAGCCAGCCCCACGTTGGAATAGGTGGCCTCAGGGCCGGTGGAGGGCGTGACCAGGGGCAGCTCCTGGTGTGGGAAGGCTGCCGGGGGCCTGGACGTCGTGCCTCTGGACGCCTCCAGCCATTGTGGGCGCAGATCCATGCTGGCAGGCTgtggggctgagggtgggggcagggcagagatTACTTAGGGGTCCGGGGACGCCTGCCCGCTGCTAGGCCCCAGCCCTTCCACCAGCTCACCTCTGCTGCAGAGCCAGCTGCGGTGCAGCTCGTGCAGTCTGGTGTCCGACTTGCCGAGGGAGCAGTGGTAGGGTCGTCTCAGCAGTGACTGGGGGCAAGGAAGGCTGGCCGGTCCCCTGCTGGCCCCAGGGACACCCTGGCACTCACCGCTTCTGCTGGCATTACACTGCTCTGTGGCCCAGACAGCTGCCTCTGTGCCCGCTTCCTGGGTGCAAGAGGGTCATCAGAGCGGGGAGGCAGAGGTGTCGGCCTCCGGTCCAAGGCCAGtagggacgtgtgtgtgtgtgtgcgcgtgcgtgcgtgcgtgcgtgcgcgcgcgcctTGTGCTGCCAGAAGGTCCCCCACCCCGTGCTCTGACTCAGCACACAGGAAACCCCAGGGCTCAGCAGCCCCTCTCTCCTATGGAGACCGAGGGGACACAGCCTCAGCGCCTACCCTCCCGCCTCTGCACAGGGGCTGCTGGTGAGGGGTGAGGCATGCTCTGTCTGGCCCCCATGAGGACCTGAGTTGGCAAAGATGACTCAAGTGATGTCCAAGCACGGCCAGTtgaggaggggcagggcagctGGGACCTGGCCAAGGCCCCACTGTGGTCACTGAGGCCAAACCTGAGAGCCGGGGAGGCCCCCAGGTCACACCCCAGGCTAGCAAGCCACAGGCCACAGACTCACCTACAGCCATGTCCTGCCCAGGCATGGCTCCTGTCCAGGTGATGCCCCCTAGCTGTCCACTACAGAGACTGACCCCCTGGGAGGCTGGAAAGCTGGGGGTCAGCAGGCAGGAAGGGCTGCTTTGGACACTGACCACCCCACCCCTggctctccatccctcccctccaacTGCCCCTGCCATCGGACGTCCGCTTCCTGGAGTCCTGGCACAGGTGCCGGAGGTGAGGGGCCAGCAGCGTGGAGCTATCTCCGAAAGTGGGGGCCAGTCTGCTCAGACCCAGGGAGTGGGCTTtcctcaccagagggcccaggtcCCAATGCCCTGACCTGGTAGGGCCCATTCAGCACCTAGGGTGGCGGGCAGCTTGGGCACCTTGAGCCGCAAGGCCTCGTGTCGCCCTTGGCCCAGCTCCCCACCTAACTTCCTGCCCGTGCACCACGCCGCGTCTTCCCACACAGCCGCCACGGCAGCCTCACCCACCTGCCGTGGCCCTGCCTGGGGCCTAGACGGGGCTTGGCAGGGGTGTGCTGCGAGCTGGTGCTGATCGGAGGCCCTAAATCCTGTTGTCTCCACCCACGATGCAGTGGGTGCATGTGGGCGACAAAACAGGCGGGCACCGACCCAGGGTGCCAACACCCCCCGCCCCACCGGGTCCTCCTGCCTCGATAACGGCGCTCCCTCTTGGCCCCGCACAGCCACGGTCTCCTTCCATCACTGCAGCACCGGGCTCACCTGTCTATGGGTGTCAGGCAATGTGGGGGGCACCCTAGGCTGTGACCGCATCTGGGAGAGCAGCAAGGATGCCCGTCCTCCCGGGCCCTCTGCCTCTGGGCAGGGTGCTGGGCAGCACCCTCACTCAGGacccctccagcccagccccgTGACCCGGTGCAAAGACCCCTCCTCCTCAAAGTCCCCACAGCCAGCCGAGCCTCCACTAAAAGACACTGCAACAAAGTCACTTTAATGTCCTTGCTCAGGAGACAGCCCAGGACACTGGTAGGTGGGCTCAATGGTCAAGGAAGTGTCAGGAAGGGACCTGACAGGGACCCCTGCAGCCTGTCTCCTCTCAGCAGTGGCCACATGCCCGAGGCCGGCAAGAAGGCCAACTGTGAGGGCTGGCCCCTCTTCCGGTGGCATTCTAGCTGTCGAGCGACAGCTGGTCTTCCTGAAGGCAGCGGGAGCTGGGGTCCCTGAGCTCTGTCCACGCCACGTGTCGGGGCCCTAGAACTCGGTCATCTTCTTGTGGGTGTCCGCCTTCCTCTGTTCCCTCTGCAGGCCCGCCTCCTGGGCCCGGAGCTGCCCCAGCTGCCGCTGGGCTCCCGCCAGCTTCTCCTGCAGCTGGGCTGCTGTCACGCTGTGCCTGGGGAAGGGCCCGCCATTCAGCACTGCCCATcatcctccagcccctcctcagATCTGGCCCGCCGCCCTCAGGTCGGGGCGAGCTCTCACCCAGGCACCACGGGCAGGGGTGCGGCGTGGCTCGGGCAGGGCCCACACGTACCGGCCAGCATTGCGGGCAAGGGCCTCCTGGATGCCCCGGATGGCTCGCTGGGTCTGCTCGATCTTCTCCTCCGTCTGGAAGAGCTGCAGGCTCAGGGCGCGCTTGGCACTCCTGCTGGCGTGGTACACCTCCTCGCCACTCCTCCTTCCCGGGGGCGCCACCCCCGCCTCCAGGGCCCCAGGAGCCCCGCCTTTCAGCTTCTCGTTCAGGAAGTCAAACACATTGCGAGACGGTGGGCGGCCCCTAGGCCCACCCCCTCTGCCCCGGCATTTTGGGGGCCTGCTGGCGCCAGCCTGGCTGCCCCTGGTCCTCTTCTGCAGGATCTCCGCACACTGGTCCAGCGACTTCCCTCGCGGCAGCACCACAGCGTGGACGGGCTCCACCCGGCCCTCCGCATGCCGGCCCAGACCTGGGGGTACACCGAGCTGGCACTGCCACTGGACTCTGGGGCCGTGCTGAGGGAGCCCTTCACCCCCTCGTGCAGCACACACTCACCCTTGCCAAACTCATAGCCCATCTTGGCGAGGAGTCTGGAGCCGATGCCCCGCGTGTGCACCTCCCAGCCGGCGAAGGCGGAGCTGCAGGTCCCGGGGTCAGCAGCAGCAGGTTCCACCACTGCAGGCATCAGAGGGCAACAGCTTAACCCAGCTGGATACGGGGCATCCTGGGCTCCGGCCAAGGTTAGCCCAAGAGCTCAGCTCTGGGCCAGGGCCAATCCCCGGCACCCCTGGCTCCCTGCCAGTTGCCCAGGGCTGTGTGGTGAGCACAACAGGCAGAGCCTGTGGCAGAGCCCAGCCCTCTCCACACTTCAGGGTCACAGCCTGGTCACGTGGTGGCCCCCATCCTATTCCCCGGAGGTGGGTGCTGCCGTTCCCTTAACAGACAGCAGTACTCGCCTCTACCTGGCGGCTCAGTCCTCCCCTCCATCAGCATGGACAACTTGGCTAACAGATCCCAGGCGGACACCCCCCTGGGGGAGGGCCAGACACTGCTAGCCAGTTCCTCTGTCCACCCGCCTGGTCCCCATGCCCTGCAGGAAACCGTCCCTTCCTGTGCGTCCCACCTACTCCTGTGGCTCGCGTGGGACTGTCATCATTCTGGGTTTCTGCATCTGTGGGTCTCCGGACCTGCCCCAGACCCATCACGCACCCTCTCATCTCCCCTGCCCGCTGTGGGGGCCTCGCGTCTGCCCCCTGCCCCAAGTGCGTCCTCGTACTGACCACAGCATGGGACCCTGCCAGCCAGGAGCCTCTCGGGGTGGCAGCAGCCATACCTCGAGCATAGCTGGGGTCGTCCACGTCACTGCCGTCTGAGTCAGAGGAACCTGCGGGCTCCGTGCGCAGCGGGGGCAGGATGCTGTCCCCCTCCACCACGGCCTCTTTCAACAGCAGAGAGTCAAATTTGACCGTGTAGTAGCCACTGTCCACATCTGGGggggcacagaggcagcaggGCAGTGGCCTTAACACATGGAAGGAGCCACTCTGGAAGCTGGGAGCAGGGCGGGGCCAAGGCGGGGCCTTGCTCCTCTTGGGCGTGGGGTGGGATCCCAATGCCCAAACAGAGGAGTTGTTGGGCAGGACTAACATGTGACACACGGGGAGGGTTCCCAGAAAGGACCCCATCAGGGAGGCCCCAGGCAGCCTCACCAGTGATCCGCGCTGGGTGCCAGAGGCCATCCTGCCGCTTGGCCAGACACGCAGAGCCGGCCTGCAGGGAGCTCAGGTCCGGGTCTTGGAAGGGGCGCAGCTCATCCACAGAGACCACCTGCCCATGGGAGAACCTGCAGAGAGGGCCATAGGGATGCAGACTCAGACACGGCCACCAGGGCCCCGTGAGCCGGGAGAATCCCGTCTACCTGCCTGGACACCGCCTGGACAGGAAGGATGGatggggagacagacacacacatctatatacaTATCTGCTGAACACGTGTGTACAAAAATAtgacacacacacccatgcacacatgtacacacatccACTGAACACACACGTGTATAAACATGCACACAATACACACCCACGCGCATATACACTGAACACGTGTGTACAAACAACACCCactcacacgtgcacacacaatATACACTGAACACATGCGTACGCATGTATGCACACAACCCATgcgcacatgtgcacacacatacacatccatGCCCATACATGCATacgtatacacacatgcacaacacacccacacacatttatgcgtgcatgcacacatgtgcacaaacacacatgtatgtgtgcatacaCACGCGTACACAAGTATGCACAGGCACACATATACTCATgcacacgtgcatacacacatgcacacaaacgtGTGCACATATAGGTACACACACAGTATACACAAGCACTCACCCACACACGTATGCAATGTACATGCACACATGTGTGgacgtgtgtgtacatgtgtacatgtgtgcatgcatatgtATGGACACACACACTTGTGCTTGTGCTCTCACTCTCAGGATGGACCTGGGTACCCTGGAAAAGATGCTTCGAGTTTCTCCCCAGCCTTCTGGGCTAGAGTCATGtatacacaggcacacacatggcTGGTAGACATCCTTGTGAAGAGAGCTCCCCGGCGCCTCTCCACCAGATACAACAGGTCATCAAGGCAAGTGTGTCTGCGTGCTCTCACAGGACTGAGTCCTCCCCAGCCAATTAGAAAGAGCTGTTGTAACAGTGCTGCCTTGACTTCTAGATGTCAGTGAAACAGtgaaaccaaaatgaaaaccgggagagaggaggtgggggaggaagtgGGAACAGAGGG
Protein-coding regions in this window:
- the LIME1 gene encoding LOW QUALITY PROTEIN: lck-interacting transmembrane adapter 1 (The sequence of the model RefSeq protein was modified relative to this genomic sequence to represent the inferred CDS: inserted 1 base in 1 codon) — protein: MPGQDMAVGPHGGQTEHASPLTSSPCAEAGGPTPLPPRSDDPLAPRKRAQRQLSGPQSSVMPAEASLLRRPYHCSLGKSDTRLHELHRSWLCSRAPQPASMDLRPQWLEASRGTTSRPPAAFPHQELPLVTPSTGPEATYSNVGLAAIPGTGLAVTSGVPVGAEYACVQKRKGTDRGPRXPGHGKAEATPAAQVDILYSRISRPKRRDPGPSTDQPGPKGGEASLALGRDLAYEVLPLRGLGVDKSLLENVYESIQGTEAPGHLEPPSSNSYQERTCAGHGDPLLPV
- the ZGPAT gene encoding zinc finger CCCH-type with G patch domain-containing protein isoform X3, producing the protein MDEESLQTALRTYDAQLQQVELALGTGLDPSELADLRQLQGDLKELIELTEASLVSVRKSKLLAALDGERPAQEDAEYLAFQEAIAEAVEVPVAPEAELETVPMRETGPGPTEPGREEDDGEDEDGAELSGRKVNAPYYSAWGTLEYHNAMIVGTEEMDDGSPGVRVLYLYPTHKSLKPCPFFLEGKCRFQESCRFSHGQVVSVDELRPFQDPDLSSLQAGSACLAKRQDGLWHPARITDVDSGYYTVKFDSLLLKEAVVEGDSILPPLRTEPAGSSDSDGSDVDDPSYARVVEPAAADPGTCSSAFAGWEVHTRGIGSRLLAKMGYEFGKDGGEDRADPASHPGHPGGPCPQCWPAQRDSSPAAGEAGGSPAAAGAAPGPGGGPAEGTEEGGHPQEDDRVLGPRHVAWTELRDPSSRCLQEDQLSLDS
- the ZGPAT gene encoding zinc finger CCCH-type with G patch domain-containing protein isoform X1 yields the protein MDEESLQTALRTYDAQLQQVELALGTGLDPSELADLRQLQGDLKELIELTEASLVSVRKSKLLAALDGERPAQEDAEYLAFQEAIAEAVEVPVAPEAELETVPMRETGPGPTEPGREEDDGEDEDGAELSGRKVNAPYYSAWGTLEYHNAMIVGTEEMDDGSPGVRVLYLYPTHKSLKPCPFFLEGKCRFQESCRFSHGQVVSVDELRPFQDPDLSSLQAGSACLAKRQDGLWHPARITDVDSGYYTVKFDSLLLKEAVVEGDSILPPLRTEPAGSSDSDGSDVDDPSYARVVEPAAADPGTCSSAFAGWEVHTRGIGSRLLAKMGYEFGKGLGRHAEGRVEPVHAVVLPRGKSLDQCAEILQKRTRGSQAGASRPPKCRGRGGGPRGRPPSRNVFDFLNEKLKGGAPGALEAGVAPPGRRSGEEVYHASRSAKRALSLQLFQTEEKIEQTQRAIRGIQEALARNAGRYVWALPEPRRTPARGAWAQRDSSPAAGEAGGSPAAAGAAPGPGGGPAEGTEEGGHPQEDDRVLGPRHVAWTELRDPSSRCLQEDQLSLDS
- the ZGPAT gene encoding zinc finger CCCH-type with G patch domain-containing protein isoform X2, translating into MDEESLQTALRTYDAQLQQVELALGTGLDPSELADLRQLQGDLKELIELTEASLVSVRKSKLLAALDGERPAQEDAEYLAFQEAIAEAVEVPVAPEAELETVPMRETGPGPTEPGREEDDGEDEDGAELSGRKVNAPYYSAWGTLEYHNAMIVGTEEMDDGSPGVRVLYLYPTHKSLKPCPFFLEGKCRFQESCRFSHGQVVSVDELRPFQDPDLSSLQAGSACLAKRQDGLWHPARITDVDSGYYTVKFDSLLLKEAVVEGDSILPPLRTEPAGSSDSDGSDVDDPSYARVVEPAAADPGTCSSAFAGWEVHTRGIGSRLLAKMGYEFGKGLGRHAEGRVEPVHAVVLPRGKSLDQCAEILQKRTRGSQAGASRPPKCRGRGGGPRGRPPSRNVFDFLNEKLKGGAPGALEAGVAPPGRRSGEEVYHASRSAKRALSLQLFQTEEKIEQTQRAIRGIQEALARNAGRHSVTAAQLQEKLAGAQRQLGQLRAQEAGLQREQRKADTHKKMTEF